The Candidatus Denitrolinea symbiosum DNA window GTTTTCCAATGCCGCCATGTGGAGCAGCAGCGCCTGGCAAACCGCCGCGGTGACCGGCCCAATGGCGGCGGGAGTGTGGGCCGCGGCCGCGGGCAGCGTGACCGGCATCTTCGTCTTCGACGCGCTGGCCGCCTTCATCTTCGTAATTTTGATCGGCCTGATCCGTGGACGCCATCTCCCGCTGGCGCGCAAAGCCGCGACGTTGGATTCGCTCAAGGAGGGACTGCGCTTCATGCGCGAGACGAAGGTCATCCTCGCCGCCATCACGCTCGACATGTTCGCGGTTCTCTTCGGCGGGGCGGTGGCGCTGCTCCCCATCTACGCCACCGACGTCCTCAACGTCGGCGCGCGGGGACTGGGCGTCATGCGCGCCGCGCCCTCGATTGGGGCGCTGCTGATGGCCTTCACTCTCGCGCACCTGCCTCCGCTCAAACAGGCCGGCAAGACTCTCCTCTGGGCGGTGACGGGATTCGGACTCGCCACCATTGTCTTCGGCCTCTCGAAGAACTTCTGGCTCTCGGTGGTCATGCTGTTCCTGCTCGGCGCGTTGGACAATATCAGCGTGGTCATCCGCTCCACGCTCATGCTCGTTCGCGTCCCCGACGAAATGCGCGGACGCGTCTCCTCGGTGAACAGCGTCTTCATCAGCATGTCGAATGAACTGGGCGCGTTCGAATCGGGCTTCCTCGCCTCGCTGGTTGGACCGATCCTCGCGGTCGCTGGGGGAGGCGTCGGGACGATCGTCGTCGTGCTGATCGTCGCCCGCGTCTGGCCTGAGATTCGGAATCTGAAATCGCTTTCCGCCTTGACCTCGGATGGCGATTGAAAAACTGGGGTATGAATTCATAAATGGCGTAGAACGGGATACTATCTCGCTCTACGTTTTGAGAGCCTTTGTGCTGATATTCTTCTCCGTTAAAGCGCGCAAACCAAAACCCTCCAAGACGGAGGGTTTTTCATTCCCGAAAATTACGGGCTACTGCGGCGCGGTCACCGCGATGTCGAAGTGATAGATCAACTTCCATTGGGGCGGCGGCCAGTAAATGACCAGCGCCTTTCCGATCACGTTTTCAAGCGGCAGCATCCCCCACGAACGCGAGTCGGATGAGTCGTTGCGGTTATCGCCCAGCACGAAGAGATACCCCGGCGGCACCTCCCACGTCCCCGAATAGGTCGGCGCGGCGGCAATGTATGGCTCCACTAACTGCTGATCGTTCACGACCACATGCAAATCCCGCACCTCCACCTTGTCGCCCGGCAAGCCGATGATGCGTTTGATCAGGTCCTGCTTTGGCTCGCCCGGATATTTCAACACGATGATGTCGCCGCGCTGCGGTTCGCCCAGGCGGTAAGCCAGCCGGCTCACCAGCACATACTCGCCGTTCTGCAACGTTGGCTCCATGCTGAACCCGTCCACGCGCACGCGCGCTGAAATGGCGTTGATCCCCAGGTAAAGCGCCGCCGCCAGGAGGATCGTTTCGAGCAGGTCAAGGAAGAATTGCCGCCAGCTCGTCTGCGACTTGGCCGCCTCGACGGGGACGGCGGACGTTTCCGTGATCGGCGCGGCCTCCGTAGACGCCTCGGGTATCGGCGCGTCGGCGGTCGTCGGTTCGTTGGTCGGTTGAATATCCATTGATCTCCAAAGCTTCATGCAGAAACCAGGTCTCTTCGCGAAACCTGGTTTCCCAAATTATACCCGCCCCCATGCAAAATGCGTCGGCACATACAGCGTTCGCTCGCCGCGCGCGCGGGCCTCTTCGTCCAGTAATTTCATTTTGTGGATGTCTTCGACCGGGACGGACGCGGCCAGGTCGGCCTCCAGCGCCGCCCATTCCTTTTCCTGCTCTTCGGGCGACGCTTCCTCCTCTAACCTTCGGATGGTCCCCGTTTCGACGATTTCGATTCCCGCCCGGGCGAACGTCTCCGCGAGGCGCGCGCCGAAAGATGGATCCGCGCCCTGCGCGCGCAGAGACTCGGTCTGCAGACGGCCCAGCGGCGCGAGGGAGGCGGGCTCGTCCACGCGTTGACTGTAATCGGGTTCGGCCAGCGCCAGCACGCTCCCGCCGGGACGCGTCACGCGCGCCATTTCGCGCGCCGCGCGCAGCGGCTCGTCCACCCAGAGGAGGAGGAAATGACAGAAGACGATGTCGAAGGCGGAGTCGGGGTAGGGGAGCGAGCGCGCGTCGGCGCGGACGAGGGCCGCGCCTGGGGCGTGGATGCGCGCCTCGGTCAGCGCGCCCGGGTCGAGGTCCAGGCCGTGAAGCGCGGCGGAGGCGGTTATCGAGGAGAGGACGGCGCCCGTCCCGCATCCCGCTTCGAGGACGCGGCGCGCGCCGGCCAGTCCCGCCTTGTCGAGGAGATAAGCGCGCAGGTCGCGCGTCCAGCGCGCCTGCTGAAGATAACGGTCATGCCGGTTCATTCCAACCGCGAATAAATTCGACCTGTTCGTCCGTTTCGGGGGTGCGGGGATGATGGGCGCGGCGTGGGTCGGTCTCCCACCATTGAGCCAGTTGCGCCAGCGCCTGCTCGCCCGTCATGCCGTGGCGGACGAGGTAACAGCCGACGGTGGAGCCGGTGCGCCCGATGCCCGCCCAGCAGTGGAGGTAGACGTTGCGCCCGCGGGCGAGGGCCTCGTCAATGGCGTTGAGGGTGGCGATCATCCCGGCGCGGGTGGGCAGGCCGAAGTCGCGGATGGGGAGGCGGTGGACGCGCGCCTCTTTTTGGTAGTAGGCCGCGCGTTCGCGCAGGAGGGGGGCGTAATCGGGCAGTTCGTTTTCGCGGGTGAGGTCAATGAAGGTGTCCAGCCCGGCTTCGAGGAGGGCGTCGAGGCGTTTGCGGACGCGTTCCTCGCCGAACGCGCCGGGGTATTCGCCCGCCAGGAAGCGGTTGGGGATGACCCAATAGGAGTTGGAGATGGGAAGGTCGAGGGTTGTCATGTTCGGTTCAAGATTGCAGAGCGCGGCGCACGCGCGAAAGACGGCGCGCGTCCGCGTTATTTTTTCGCCACGGCCCACATGTTGAGCATGAGTTCGAAATAGCCGAAGTCTACTTTGGTCATTTCGAAGCCGGCTTTTCCAAAGTACCAGCCGAGGAGCGGGAGCGTGTACGCGAAGACGTGTTCGTGGATCTCCTCCGCGCTGACGAGGCGGACGCGCGCCATGAGTTTGAGCAGCCCGTCGGACCAGGCCGCGGGGGTGGTCATAATGACGACCCCGCCCGGCTGGAGGACGCGGTAGGTCTCCTGGAAGAGCGCGGCCATGCTGTTGGGGTTGAGGTGTTCCACCACCGCCAGCAGGGTGACGACGCTGAAGAAGTCGGCTTCGAAGGGCAGTTTGGGCGCGGAGTTCAGGTCGAGCGTGTGCCATTGGATGTTGAGGCGCTTTCCCTGCTCGCTGGGCGGGAGCTGGTCCACCGCGAATTTTTGCTGGAAGACCGTGTGCGAGAGGAAGTAGGGATAAGAGCCGCAGCCGATGTCGAGGATGCGCCCGGCGCGGAGCTCGGCGGGGATGAGATTGTTGGCGCGCTGGGCGCGCAGCCGCGCCAGCCAGGGTTCGAGCAGGCCCTTGCCGCGCGTGAATCGTTGATTGGTTTCGGACATGGGCTGGATTTTACTACGGGAATCGCACATCCATGAATTTTATGGATTGCAAAACCGCATGAACACGCGGGGCGAACACGCGGGGCGAACACGGGGCGAACACGCGGGGCGAATACGCGGGGCGAACACGCGGGGCGAACACGCGGGGCGAATACGGGGCGAACACGTAGGTTCGCCCCTACGTGTAAATTTTGTCCCAGGGGTCGGTCAGCAGGTTGCCCATCACCTTGTCGGCTTCGCCCTGCGCGGGGAGGACGTCGCCGTCGGGTTCGATGTAGAGCCAGGCGCGGCCCGCGCCGGAGGGGAGTTCCTCGTCTTCGATTTCGAGCGCGACGGGATTCATGTCGGAGTAGGGGACGGGCAGGTCCCAGCGCAGGGAGATGTTGAGGGCGCGCGCCTTGTCCTGGAGGGCGAGCATATCGCCGAGGAATGATTTGTCGGGGGCGCTGAGCGACAGGTTTTGGACGCCGATTTTGGCGAGTCTTTCGACGATCTTCACGCCTTCCGGGGCGGTGGATTCGTTCACGGTCAGGTGGACGGTGAGGAAGATGTCCGCATCCACGATGAAGACGAGGGCTTTCCAGACGGCGTCGTCTTCGGGATGGAGGATGAGCAGGATGTGGTCGAGGCCAGTCTGGAGCAGTTGGTCGAGATATTTTTTGTCGGCGAGGGCCGCGCCGTCGGTGAGCAGTCCGCAGACCATGCCGAGTTTTTCGGCGTGCGCGATCAGTTCGGGCAGGTCTGCGCGCAGGGTGGGTTCGCCTCCGGTGAATGTGACGTGCGGGACGCCCGCGCTCCAGGCTTTGTCCAGGATGGCGCGCCACTCGTCGGTCGTCAGTTCGCGGGCGGCGCGTTTGACGGGGGCGGAGTCGGGCTGAGTCCGGGCGGCGACGCGGTAGGTGAGGGCGCAGTCTATGCGGAGGGGGGCGGTCAGGTCGGCTGAATGGGGCGCGGCCCGCTCGAAGTCGAGGTAAGAGACGGGGTCGAGGTCGGGGGTCTCGATCAGGGTTCGCATACGGCCGGCGAAGTCGTTGTAGTCCTCCAGCGCCTGCGCCGTCCCGATGCGGTAGCGCGAGGCGATCTCTCTGGCGGCGTCGGCGGGCGGAGTCCCTTTGATGTAGCGCCAGGCGTATTCCGCCGCGGTGGGGTTGAGTTGCAGCACGGTGGAGGCGTTGAGGATGAGCAGTCCCGTGCCGTCGCGGCGGAGGCGGAGGTGGACGCGCAGGGGTTTGTCGTCGGCCTGCATGTGGTAGAGGCCCTCGGGCAGGGGCTGGACTTTTTTGAACTGGTCGGCGAGGCGGTTGAAGATTTTCATGGGGACTCCTATTTGCCAAAGAGACCCAGGTCTGCAAAAAACAGGTAGATGTAGCCGATGAGCAGGATGGCCCAGCCTGCCATTTCGATCCGGCTCCACAGGCTTTCCACAGACAGGGTGAAATTTTCCTTGACGGTTTGGGCGATGCTTTCGAGGTCGTCGAGTTTGCCGCGGATGGCGTTCTTCCATTCTTCGAGGTAGAACTCGTCGCGGACGGCGGCGTAGAGTTTGGCGGTGTACCAGTCGCCGATGAGCAGGAGGTTTTGTTCGGCGCGCTCGAAGTCGAGCATGACTTCGAGGCGGTGTTCCGCGATCCGGCGGATGGCGCCGCGCGTGGGGCGCGGGCGTTTGCGGTTGATGAAGAAGGACGCGTTGATATGGTCGAGCAGGGTTTCGACCGATTCGTTCAACATGCGGTAGCGGAGCAGTTGATAGTTGCCGATTTTGAGCAGGGTCACGTCGGATTGGAAGTCGCCATCCGGCGCGATGATGACGGCGCCTTCCCAGTCCAGGAGGGTGAGGTCGTTTTGCGAGTAGCGGACGCGCGAGCCGATGATCTCGGCGATCTCGGTCTTGTCGAAGATTTCGCTTTGCGAGCGGATGAAGCGCGCGATCTCGGCGGCGTGGGCGTCCACCCAGTCGTCGGGCGGCGCGCCGGTCTCGCGGACGAGCAGGATGGTGTATTCCTCGAACAGTCCGCTGGCGCGATGCTGCTCGGGGATGAGGCGTTCCTGCAAGGTTTGCATCAACTGCATCCGACGCTGCAAAGCGGACTCGGCCAGCGGTTCCTTCGCTTCGATCCGGCATTCGACCATCTGGACGCGCCCGTCGTAGCGCTGACGCGTCACCGCGACGCGTCGCCCGTTGATCTCGAAGGTCTCCTCGCCGAGGGTGTGCAGTTCGATGTCCACGGGCTGGAAGTAGGGCGCGTCTCTCAGACCGTGGAGCGGTTCGGGCGTGGACGAGGTCTCGTCCGCGTCGGGGAAGGCGAGGAGGTAGCAGAGTTCCATTTTGAGGCGTGGGCCCGCGCGCTCCCGTCAGGCCGCGACGACGGGGAGGTTGACTCCGTAGGCCGCGCGGTAGCCTTCGAAGGTGAGCGGGCATCCGCCGCCGCATTCCGCTACGACGGGACAGCCGTCGCATTTGGCGGGCAGGTTCTGCCGCTCGCGTAATTGCGTGGAGAGTTTGTGATTCCAGATGGAATCCCACGAGTCGGTCAGGAAGTTGCCGAGCGGGTGGTAGTAGGACTGGCAGGGCAGGACGTTGCCGTTCGATTCGATGCACATGCTGTAGAGCGCGGCGGTGCAGCCTTTGACGCCGAGGTTGCTGGCGGTGGGGTCGAATTCGCAATACTGCGTGGGCGTGTACCAGATCAGCCGCTGTCCGCGCTCGGCGGTTTTCCGCGTGGCGACGTCGAGGAGGGGCTGAAGTTCGCTCTCGCGCAGTCCCGTCCCAACCGTCAGGCCGTGACCGGAATAGATGAGGGCGTTCAGCCCGATGGTCGGCACGCCGAGGTCGGCGAGGAAGTCCAGCGTGTCGGGAATCTTGTGGACGTTGACGCGCAGCATGGTGGTGTTGGTCATCACGTAGAGCCTGGTCGCCAGCGCGTTTCGGAGTCCCGCGATGGTCTGTTTGAAGGCGCCTTTGGCGCGCATCATCTGGTCGTGGATCTCCGCGTCGCACGATTCGACGGTGATCTGCACATGGTCGAGTCCGGCCTCCACGAGTTGTTGGACGAAGCGCGCGTCGGAGAGGCGGCGGGCGTTGGTGTTGAGCCCGGTGATCTGTCCGTTCGATTCGGCGTGCGCGATCAGTTCGGGCAGGTCGTCGCGCAGGGTCGCCTCGCCGCCGGTGAAGACGATGTGAGGGACGCCGAGCGCCCAGAGCTGGTCAATGACGCGCTTCCAGGTTTCCGTGTCCAGTTCAGGAAAGGTGCGCTCGCGGGCGTTGTAGCAGTGGGAGCAGTCGTTGTTGCAGCGGTAGGTGAGCGCCAGGTCCATGCGGTAGGGCGCGGTTGGACGCGCGCTGAACGGCATGGCGGAGTCGAGTTCGAGTTCGTGGACGGGACAGGCGCCGTCGGGGCGGAGCAATTCCGAAATCTGAATTTTGAATTCGGAGAGGTCTGCCCGCGCTTGCGGCGCGCTGACCCGATATGTCCGCTGGACGGCTTTGACCGCGTCGCGTTCTTCGATCTCTTCCAAAGCCAGCCATGCCATCAACGCGGCGGTCGGGTTCAGGTGCATGACGCGGTTGGCGTTAACGATGAGCGTGCCGCTGCCGCCCGGGTCGACGCGCAGGTGGACGCGCGTCTTCTCGTCGCCGTCTTCGCGGGCGTAGTGATACAGTCCCGATTTTGGATTTTCGATTTCCGGTTTACGATTAAAGAGAGAGTCGAATAACATGGTTCACCTTTAAATAGACTGTCAACTCATCTTCCGCCGCCCGCGCAGGCGCAGGCGCATCCCGCGCAGGCACAAGCGCAGGCGCAGGAATGTCCGCCGCCGCCGCCACTGCGCGTAGAACTGACGCTGGGCGGAGGCGGCGGGTTGGTGACGCCGGTGACTTTGCTCGTGAAGGCCTGCACGTCGCCGATCACTTTGCTGGAGAAGTTCTGCGCGCCGCCGATGACGGAGGCCGCGAACTGCGCGCCGGGCAGGGGTCGGGCGGACCCGCTGGAGGTCGGGATGGAGACCGGGCGGGAGGAGGATGTCCCGACGACGGGGCGATAGGCCGGGTCGTAGCGTCCCCACCAGCTCGGGATGAAGACCGGGCCGGTGAAGGCGCGGCGGGAGCGGTCGTCGTAGTCCTTGTCGAGCATGGTCCATTCGAGGTTTTCGTCGAATTTCTGGCTTTTCACTTCGGGCGTGTCGGCGAGTTCCACTTGCGCCCAGGCGCGTTCCATGATGCCTTTGTAGTAGTCCACTGTTTCCTTGCGGCTGAAACCCTTCATTTTGTCCGAGACGGAGCGGACGAGCGCGATGGACATATCTTGCAGCAGCCTGCGCCGCGCGGCTGTTTTTTTCTCGCCAAAGGCTTTGAGGAAGTCTTTTTCGTATTCGTGGAGGCCTTCGGGCATGGCCGTCGCGAAGGCCAGTTCGAGCGGGTCGCGCGTGACCACTTCGGCCGCGCCCTTTTTGATCACGCCGAACAGGATCATCGTCATCACTTTGTCGAGCGGCTGTTCCATCAGGATGGCGGCTTCGACCGCGGTCAGTCCGCGCTTGATGCCGTGTCCCTCGATGGAGATCTTCGGGGGCAGGTATTTTAATTTCCGCCGCTGGGCGTTGACGACGCTGAAAACGGGAATGCCGAAGAAAAAGGCCGCGAAGACCAGGCACGGGAGCGACGAGGCGATGAAGGTGAAGAACGCGCCGATGACGCCAAACAGGTCTTCAAGCGGATTACTCTGGACGACGGCGGTGGCGGGGATATAGGTATTCGGGAAGGAGGCGCCGAAGTCGTATTCTTTCGTGGCGCGGACGGTCGCCGTCCAGGTGTAGGCGACGCGGCCTTCGTTGTCCAGCGCGGTCTGCGGTTCGGACGGGAATCCGCTCGGGGCGGAGTGCCAGCGCGGTTCCTCGGGCTTGACGCCGGGCGGCAGGTGGAAGATGACGCTCAGCTCGGTGACGCCGGTCACGTATTGCGAGCCGAACCAGGTGGGAGCGAAGACGGCGCTGGCGTAGTTGCTGTCTTTGGAATCGGGATACATCACGTCCGTGATGCCGCTGATGTAGACGTGTACGGCGCCGGTACGTCCCGGCTGGATGGCGTACGCGCCCAGGTCCACCGCGAAGCCGTAGGAGCCGTCGCCCTGGTAATCGGAGGAGATGTTGACGGTCTTTCCGTCCACGTCGGCGCGGGCGTTGTTGATGTTGTAGCGGCCGTTGGGCATGCCTACGTCCACGAAATCGATCGCGTGTCCGCCGGCGTTGTTCGTGAAGACGAACACGTAATCCAGCGCCACGCTGCCGTCCGAGTTCCAGTAGACGTTGACGGTTTCCTTGTCGAGGGTGAACGAATAGTCCTGCGCCAGCGCGGGGGTCGCGGCCGCGAAGGAGAGGAGTAAAACCAGGGCGATTAATGCCAGCCGTTTTTTCATGCCGACCTCCAGATCGTAGACTGTGTTACCACTTTGGTTCTTCGGTAAGTTGATAGACGGTGTTGCAGTAGGGACAGTTAACCATGGGCGCGCCGTTGACAATTTTAATGTTGTCGGCTGTGAGCGTCCCGCCGCAGGAGCGGCACTTCATTTCGGAGATCTTGGTCTCGCCGGGCAGGTCCACTTTGTAGGTGACGTTCTGCGCGGTTTCCTGTTTGGTCTTGCGGACGGCCAGGACGATCAGGACGACGCCGCTCAACAGCGCGAAGGCGCCGATGCAGACGCCGGCGTTTCCAAGCCCGGTCACGCCTTGCGCTCCGCCCGACGCGCCGAGGAGAAGGAAACTTCCCAGGCAAATGCCGGCGGCCGCGAGGAGCAGGAGAACGACCGCGCCTACGTACATCCATGTAACAGGTTTCATGCGAACCTCCTGACGGAATATACGGGAAGTGTAGCATTTTCGTTGCATTTGGGCAAATGATTTGTGTCCCCAATTTTTCCTGCTTTGTGATGAAAATTTGGAATCCCGAAGTCCTGCTTCAGGAAAGCCGCAAGTAGAACTTGCGGAATCCTTTTTATTTTCACATAAAAACGGCGGAAGCAAAAAGTGGAATGAGACGGCGCTCATTCCACTTTCGTTTGGCGGCAAAGACGGTTTCTACGGTATGGGCGTCCCGGTCAACTGGATGGAGTCGACGTAGCCATAGTCTGCCGCGTCGGCGCCGGACTGGCGGATGCGGATTTTGAAGTCGGCGCGGTTGGCCGCGGCCGCGGGCAGGATGAACGTCAGCCGGTTGAGTTTGCCGTTCTCGCGCGGCGAGCCGTTCTTGATGGTCGTGAGCGGTTTCCAGGCCGAGCCGTCCCACCAGGAAAGTTGGAGCGTTTCCTTATTTTCGTACGAAGCCGCGCCCAGGTAGACGGTCAATTTGAGATTCTCATATCCCTGCGTGGAGACGACGCGGCTGATGGACGCGTTCCCGGCCAGGCGGACGCTGCGCGGGCCGATACGCGGCGCGGCCGCGCTCCAAACGACTTTGCCCGTTTTGGTCCAGCCTTTGAAGGCGGCGTTGAAGTTATCGCTGAAGACGACGGCCGGGGTGACGGCCGTTCCGCTGAATTCGTACGCGCCGATGTCCCATTTTGAATCGTTCGGGCGGGGCGCGTCGGCGAAGTCGCGCTTGGGCGCGTTGGCGTCCGTCCCGGCGTTGATGGCCGGGGAGGCCGCGTCCAGCCGAAAGTCGGAGGCGGAGACGTTGACGAAGCGGGGGACGCCGGTCACGTAGTTCGTCCCGCGCGTCTCGCCGGAGAGGTTGCGGAATCCGTCCAGCAGGTTGTTGGTGATGGTCGTCTCGGAAGGAGGCGTCCCGTTTATCTGGATGGTGAATTGCGTGTTCTGGCTGAGCAGGTTGTTGCGGACGACGACGTTTTTGGCGCGGTCGTTCCAGAGGCCGATCCCGCCGCCGCCCTCGCTGCCGTTTTGGACGACCGTGTTGTTGACGATGAAGATGTTGTTCAACGCGCCGTAGCCCCAGTTGCCGAGCAGGATGCCGCTGGTGGCGTTCTTGTAGACGATGTTGTTGACGACGACGATGTTGTTCAGCCCATAGCCTCTCTTTTCGGCTTCGATGGAGATCCCCGAGCGCTGGTTTTCGTGGACGAAGTTTCCGTCAATGGTGATGTTATAGCCGTTGCCCTTGTAGGCGTCCACATAGATGCCGACGCGCGGGCCGCGAAAGACTTCGTTGCCTTTCACCAGGACGTCGCGCGAGCCGTAGTAGACGCTGATGCCCTCGCCGCCTTGCGCGCCGGATCCGCCGTCGTGGACGCGGTTGTTCAGCACGGTGACGAACTCGCTGCCCGAAATGGCGAGCATTTCCTGGTTGCCGTCGTGGTTGGCGAGTTCCACGTCGTTGCCCTCGACGATCACGTTGGAACTGGAGCGGATCATGATGCCCGAACGATACGTGTTGTAAGTCTGGTTGTTTTTGACGTTGCAGTGATCGGACTGGACGCAGACGATCCCGAACCCGCCGTTGTCGGTGGAGTTGGAATTGACGACGCGGAATCCGACGATCTGGACGTAACTCTTCTGGTTGACGGTGAACCCGCCTTCGTGATAGTTCTCCATTTTGATATCGCGCACGTCAACGACCGCCGTCTCGCCGGGATAGGACGAGAACGTGATGTAGTTTCCCGCCGCGCCGCTGTTTTTGACGATGACCTTTTCGTGGTACGTCCCGCCGCGCACGTAGACCGTGTCTCCGGCCGCGGCTACATTGGCCGCCTTTTGGATGGTGCGCCAGGGCGCGGCCTGCGTTCCGGCGTTGGAATCTTTTCCGTTTGTCGCCACATAGTAGGTCTTGCCGGCAGCGCGCGCCGTCCGCGCGGGCAGGAGCAGCGAAAGCGCCAGCGCAATTAACACCGAGTTAAAAATAATTTTCTTCATGCCGTCTTTAATAAACTTATTGCCGCAAGCGGGCAAGGGTGAAAAGTCCTCTCTATCAAATTTGTAAGCGTAAAGGTTGTATACTTGGAAGAAAACAGGACAAGCGAGTGAAACCATGACCCTCAAAGACGCTTTTCAAAAATGGCAGGATTCGATTCTGAAAAAATCGCTGGACAAATTCTCCGAACGGAAACCCCGCTTCGAGACCTCCTCCGGCGTCGAACTTCCCCGCCTCGCCCTTCCCGACGTTGAGGCGGGCGCGGCCTACGAGGAGCGGATCGGCTTCCCCGGCGAATATCCCTTCACGCGCGGCGTCCAGCCGACGATGTACCGTTCGCGCTTCTGGACGATGCGCCAATACGCGGGATTCTCGACCGCCGAGGAATCCAACAAACGCTACCGCTTCCTGCTCGACCAGGGGCAGACCGGCCTCTCCGTCGCGTTCGACCTCCCGACGCAGATCGGCTACGACGCGGACGATCCCATCGCGCGGGGCGAGGTGGGCAAAGTGGGCGTCTCCATCTCCTCCATCCGGGACATGGAGCGGCTATTCTACCAGATTCCCCTCGACAAAGTCTCCACCTCGATGACCATCAACGCGCCGGCGGGCGTTCTGCTCGCCATGTACGTCGCCGTGGCGAAACGCCAGGGCGCGGACATGCGCGAACTGCGCGGCACCATCCAGAACGACATCCTGAAGGAATACGCGGCGCGCGGGACGTATATCTTTCCGCCCGCGCCTTCGATGCGCCTCATCACGGATATTTTCTCGTTCTGCGCGCAGGAGACCCCGAACTGGAATACGATTTCCATCAGCGGTTATCACATCCGCGAGGCGGGTTCGACGGCCGTGCAGGAGGTCGCTTTTACGCTCGCGAACGGGATCGCTTACGTGGAGGCCGCGCTCAAAGCCGGTCTGGACGTGGACGCGTTCGCGGGTCAGCTTTCGTTCTTCTTCAACGCGCACAACAACCTATTGGAGGAGGTCGCCAAGTTCCGCGCGGCGCGGCGCATGTGGGCAAAGATCATGCGCGAACGCTTCGGCGCGAAGAAACCCTCCTCGTGGCAGTTGCGCTTCCACACGCA harbors:
- a CDS encoding major facilitator superfamily (MSF) transporter, coding for MTTPSSFPRHDPYAVLRARDFRLLLIGRFTASFGHEMLTFAIAWELWLRTKSAFALGLVGLVQVAPVVLLALPGGHFADHHNRRRIIMVTQTVFAFCSLALAFLSWTQGPLPLIYLALLVIGIARAFNDPAAATLIPETVAPELFSNAAMWSSSAWQTAAVTGPMAAGVWAAAAGSVTGIFVFDALAAFIFVILIGLIRGRHLPLARKAATLDSLKEGLRFMRETKVILAAITLDMFAVLFGGAVALLPIYATDVLNVGARGLGVMRAAPSIGALLMAFTLAHLPPLKQAGKTLLWAVTGFGLATIVFGLSKNFWLSVVMLFLLGALDNISVVIRSTLMLVRVPDEMRGRVSSVNSVFISMSNELGAFESGFLASLVGPILAVAGGGVGTIVVVLIVARVWPEIRNLKSLSALTSDGD
- a CDS encoding phosphatase; translated protein: MTTLDLPISNSYWVIPNRFLAGEYPGAFGEERVRKRLDALLEAGLDTFIDLTRENELPDYAPLLRERAAYYQKEARVHRLPIRDFGLPTRAGMIATLNAIDEALARGRNVYLHCWAGIGRTGSTVGCYLVRHGMTGEQALAQLAQWWETDPRRAHHPRTPETDEQVEFIRGWNEPA
- a CDS encoding methylmalonyl-CoA mutase codes for the protein MTLKDAFQKWQDSILKKSLDKFSERKPRFETSSGVELPRLALPDVEAGAAYEERIGFPGEYPFTRGVQPTMYRSRFWTMRQYAGFSTAEESNKRYRFLLDQGQTGLSVAFDLPTQIGYDADDPIARGEVGKVGVSISSIRDMERLFYQIPLDKVSTSMTINAPAGVLLAMYVAVAKRQGADMRELRGTIQNDILKEYAARGTYIFPPAPSMRLITDIFSFCAQETPNWNTISISGYHIREAGSTAVQEVAFTLANGIAYVEAALKAGLDVDAFAGQLSFFFNAHNNLLEEVAKFRAARRMWAKIMRERFGAKKPSSWQLRFHTQTAGSTLTAQQPENNIVRVTLQALSAVLGGTQSLHTNSMDEALWLPTEKSVRVALRTQQVIAYESGVADSIDPLAGSYLIESLTDEIEKRADEYIRRIDGMGGALKAIERGFVQGEIQDAAYAAQQAVEKKEQIIVGVNQFQVKEEIALERLKVDPAIEVGQRERLKELRANRDQGAADALLGKLAEAAKGTQNLMPLFIECVERDITLGEICNCLRGVWGEYVAEGF
- a CDS encoding signal peptidase I — its product is MDIQPTNEPTTADAPIPEASTEAAPITETSAVPVEAAKSQTSWRQFFLDLLETILLAAALYLGINAISARVRVDGFSMEPTLQNGEYVLVSRLAYRLGEPQRGDIIVLKYPGEPKQDLIKRIIGLPGDKVEVRDLHVVVNDQQLVEPYIAAAPTYSGTWEVPPGYLFVLGDNRNDSSDSRSWGMLPLENVIGKALVIYWPPPQWKLIYHFDIAVTAPQ